A DNA window from Stigmatella aurantiaca contains the following coding sequences:
- a CDS encoding DUF5131 family protein, giving the protein MGKTTGIQWCDSTVNPTMGCDGCELWEEGRRICYAGLDHERKKGRSPGYAPSFDAVTRFPGRMLTAAAWRPLTGLRRLEKPWLDALPRLIFVSDMSDALSQAVSFEYLEDEIINTVESPAGQQHHWLWLTKRSPRMREFSRWLRRPWPANLWVGTSITGQQSLGRIRPLLEVGDERTIRFLSIEPQWEALDLGEWLSRLNWIIQGGQSGKNSPAFDLAWARAMRDACQKVGVRYFLKQLGANVRDGSAVLKLRDRHGGDWNEWPTDLRIRQLPLRLS; this is encoded by the coding sequence ATGGGCAAGACGACCGGAATCCAGTGGTGCGACTCCACCGTCAATCCCACCATGGGCTGCGACGGCTGCGAGCTGTGGGAGGAGGGACGCCGCATTTGCTACGCGGGCCTCGACCATGAGCGCAAGAAAGGGCGCAGTCCGGGCTACGCGCCCAGCTTCGATGCGGTGACGCGCTTCCCGGGGCGGATGCTCACAGCCGCGGCATGGCGTCCCCTCACGGGCCTGCGGCGCCTGGAGAAGCCCTGGCTGGACGCGCTGCCCCGGCTCATCTTTGTCTCGGACATGTCGGACGCTCTCTCGCAGGCGGTGTCCTTCGAGTACTTGGAGGATGAAATCATCAACACGGTGGAGAGTCCCGCGGGCCAGCAGCACCACTGGTTGTGGCTCACCAAGCGCTCGCCGCGGATGAGGGAGTTCTCTCGTTGGCTCCGGAGGCCGTGGCCGGCCAACTTGTGGGTGGGCACGAGTATTACGGGCCAGCAGTCCCTTGGCCGCATTCGCCCGCTGCTGGAGGTGGGGGACGAGCGGACCATCCGCTTCCTGTCCATCGAGCCTCAGTGGGAGGCGCTTGACCTGGGGGAGTGGCTCTCGCGCCTCAATTGGATAATCCAGGGTGGGCAGTCCGGGAAGAACTCTCCTGCTTTCGACCTAGCCTGGGCGCGCGCGATGCGCGACGCCTGCCAGAAGGTGGGTGTCCGGTACTTCCTCAAGCAACTCGGTGCCAATGTCCGGGACGGCTCTGCCGTGCTCAAACTGCGAGATCGGCACGGTGGTGACTGGAACGAGTGGCCTACAGACTTGCGGATACGTCAATTACCTTTGCGGCTGTCGTGA